AGACCACTGAGCGCTGGCTGGCTCGCTGGCGGACGCTCTACGCGGCGGAAGCGGCGGAGGGCGAGGTGGGGGAGACCACGGACGGCGAGGTGACCGTCGAGCCGTCGAGAACCGTGAACGTGCCACGGCATCTCCCGCTCGACGTAGGGTTCCTGGTCGGCCGTGAGGCAGAGCTCAAGGCGGCCGACGAGGTGAGCCGACTGCAGGCGCCTGACAACGTCGTCCTCGTTTCGGGCCCGGTCGGCGTCGGGAAGTCCGCGTTCGCGATCCGGTGGGCGCACCGACTGATCAACGACTTTCCGGACGGCCAGTTGTATGTCGATCTGCGCGGTGCCGACGGCCTGTTGACCACGGAGAGTGCCCTCGGAGTGCTGCTGGGCGGCCTGGGCCTGCACGAGGACGACTGGCCGGCGGATCCGTGGCGGCGAGTGGAGTGCTACCGGTCGCTGATAGCCGATCACCGGATGCTCGTCGTCCTCGACAACGCCTGCGACACCGAACAGGTGCGCCCGTTGCTCGCGACCGGTGGGCGCTGCCGGACCATCGTCACCAGCCGCAACCGGATGTCGGGACTGGTGGCCAGGGAGGGCGCGCGCCGACTGGTCCTCGACGTGCTCAGCGCCGAGTCCGCCTGCACGGTCCTGACCGCCATCATCGGTGAGGAGTACGTGCGTGACGCACGGGCCGAGCTCGAGGAACTGGCCGAGCTGTGTGCGTACCTGCCGCTCGTGCTGCGGCTGGCCGCGGTCAAGTTCGCCGACCGGCCCGGTCAAGGCTTCAAGAACTTTGTCAGCGCGTTGCGTGACAACGACCGGTTGCTCTCGCTGAAACTCGACGACGACCGGGACAGCTCGGTCCGCGCGGCACTGGAGTCCTCCTACTGGATGCTCGACCTCGACGCGAGGTATTTCTTCCGCACGCTCGCGCTCGCCGAGGATGCGGAGTTCACCCTGGAAAGCAGTGCGGCGCTCGCCGGGATCTCGGTCGCCGAGGCCGACCGGTTGACCGGGCTGCTGGAGTCGGAACACTTCGTGGCGGGGGTGGGCAGAAGCCGCTTCACCATGGACCGAGTGCTCCAGGCCTTCGCCCGGACCATGAGGCGCGCGACCTGCGAGAGCCGGACGATGCTGGCGGGGTGAGCGGTACGCCCACCTCCTTACTTCCGTGGGTTTCCCGGGCGACGTGGGGCGGGTGGGGCAGCGGTGGTGGATACCGCTGCCCCACCCCCGGCCACGACGGACAACGGGCGTGCCACGGCGATCAGCGATCCGACGGTGAGGACGACACGGTCGCCGACGAGGCTCTCGCCGGACATGAACGCGTTGTCGTCCACCAGCCGGTCGATGCGTACACGGTGCCGGATCACGTCGCCAGGGAAAGCGGAGCCGGTGAACCGGCAGTTCCGGAGCCGGCCGACCATCGGCAGGCCGCCCCCGGCGGCGTCCGGGCCACCGTGGCTGCCGAGCCAGAGCAGTGCCGCGGACTGTCCGAACGACTCGAGGATCATCGACCGGGGATAGGCGTACCGCTCGGGCGGGAGATCGTCGGCCATGGCCTGGTAGCACGGTTCGCTGCCCGCGACCGCCTTCGCGGTTTCGATGCTGCGGTCCGCGTTGAACTCCGTGATCCGATCCACCAGCACCATCGGATGACGCACCGGGAGGGACGCGAGGATCTGCCCGTATCCGGACCTCACGCGATCCCTCCCCGAACGAGCTCGGTGGTCATCTTCGCGACCTGTGTGTCGTCGGCACGCCGGCAGTCGAGCACGGCCCGCAGGGCCCCCGGCGGCCCCGCCGTGACCTTGATGCGCAGGAGGAGTTCGTCCCCCTCGAGCATGGGCCTGAGCACCCGCGCCGACCCGAGCGTCCCCAGTTCGAGCCAGTCGCCGTGCGGGCCGCCCCGGCCGAGATGGGCGGCGAGCACGGGGGAGCGGTGCAGTTCGGCGCCGACCGCCTGCCGGATGCCGTCGAGGAGGAAGATCGCCGGGTAGAGCGTGATCCCCGGAAAGTGACCGGCGAGATAGGGATCGGTCGCCCGGACGGTCTTGGCCGCCTCGATCAGGAGCGCGTCCGCGTCGGCCCGCGCGGTGATCCGGTCGGTGGCATCGAGCGGCCGGGCGTAGGTCCGTTCCCCTCTCACAGGAACCACACCCCGTCGTAGTCCCCCCAGCGATGCGCGAGGTGGGCGGTGTCCAGCCGCGTGATCCCGGGCAGCAGGGCGGCGTCGGCCAGGCCGAAGGCCGCCAGCCCCGGCTGGTCGACGAAGACGGCCGCCCCCTTGTCCACCAGCGCGCGCACGGACCGTCGCGGGTCCGGCAGGGAGTCCAACACCGTCGGACCCACACGGAGTTCGGGCAGGGGGCCGGCATCGGCCAACGCGGCGGTGACCGTCGTCCCGCGCAGGATGATATCCATGCCACCGAGTTGGTCGCCGAGCATCTGGACTCCGTAGAGCGCGTCGAAGAACTGCGCTTCCGCGCTTCCGCGGTAACCGCGGTCGACGATGACCAGATAGGCCATCTACGCACCTCCGATGTAGACGGTCCGGTGGGCCGCGGCGATCGTGGCCGCCAGCCGGGCGTCGGAGCGCAGCCGGACCGCGGCGATGTGGTCCCGGGCTCCCCGTTCCGCGCTGCACGCCGTGCAGACGATCCAGCTGAAACGGCCCTTGTACGCGGTGAGCAGGCCCCGGATCAGTGCGGCGGCCGTCGGCGCCGACTTCGTGGGGTCCCGCAGGTCGGCCGGCTTGACATCGCCCAGCGAACTCTGCGTCAGCATCGTGTTGTACCCGCACGCCCAGACCCGGATGGTGTGCTCCTGGTCCAGTACGGCCTGTGCCAGTCGGAGCACGGTGGTCAGGGTGTCGGTGGTGTGGGGCGGCGCGGTGAGGATGACGAGCACGTCCCAGGTGCGGCGTTCGACGATCGGACTCATGGTCAGTGCCACACCACCCGGGTGCCGGACTCCAGGAGCAGCCGGGCCACGTCGGCCGTACCGGCGGACGTCACGCCCGCCTCGAGCGGTGCGGCGCGCAGGGTCCGGTGGTCGAGAGTGAACTCGTCGATCCAGACCCGCCCACCGGCGTCGAGGAACTCGCGCAGCTCCGCGCTCGCCCCCCGGATGCCGAGTGCGACGGCGTCGGCCGCGAGAAACAGGCGCACCCGACCGCCGGTGTGTACCAGCGTGGCGGCGTCGGCCAGAAAGCGTTCCGCGGTGCCGTCGAAGCGGGTTTCGACGAGCAGGTACGACGTGGCCGCAGGGTCCTGGCTCACGTCGCCTTCCGCAGTTTCCGGTTCAGCAGCGCGCAGATGTCCGGCAACGTCCGCACGTCCGCTATCTCATGCGATTCGATCTTGACTCGATAGTGGCGTTCCAGCGTGACCGCCAGCTCCATGGCCAGGAGTGAGTCGACGCCGAGGTCGCGGATGAAATCGATCTCCTGTGTGATCGACTCCCCGTCGACCTCCAGCACATCGGCGATCATCTCGCGCAGCTCGTCCACGTCGAAGGTGGCCTCGACACTCATGGGATTCCCCTCCGTTGTTCGTCTCCGGGCCGACCGAAAGGTCAGCCGCAGCCGCCCGCGTGGCCGGCGTCCCCGCCGGCGCGGATCGTTTCGGGCAGCGGACCGGCCTCGTCCAGCCAGCCGAGTTCGACCTCCTCGCCCGGCTCCTGGCCCCGGGCCTTCGCGACGTAGGCGCGCAGCCGATCCACGCCGAAGTACTTGTCGTGGCCGTGGATGAAGAACGGGACGCCGAACAGACCGTCCTTGTGCGAGCGGATCAGGGTGTCCGCGCCCCGGCGCCGTACGGCCGGATCATCCGAGGCGTCGGCCACCGGGCCCGGGTCCAGGCCGAGTTCGACCGCGAGTTCGGCGATGGTGGCACGGTCGGTGATGTCCCGGCTCTGCTGCCAGCGGGCACGGTAGGCGAGCGCCACGTACTCCCGGCCCAGCCCGGCCTCCTCCGCCACCAGATAGCCGAGGTGGGCGACTTCCCAGTTGGGGTCCCGGTCCACCGGCCAGGTGACGGCGAGTCCGCGGGCCTCGGCCAGCCGGCGCGTGTCCTGGAGGATGTAGAAGTTCTTCGCCCGCGACATCTCCACGATCGACAGCCGGACGCCGTCCGCGTCCAGCAGCTCCTGGGTCTGCTCGTCCGGTTCCCAGAACGGGATCCACTCGATCGTGTCCGCCACGTCGGGGTAGCGGCTCAGCAGGTCGTGGTAGGCGAACCACGAGTAGGGGCTGCGCAGGGAGAAGTACCAGCGGGGTGGTTTCCTGGCCATGTCGGGTGGCCTCCTTTCCGGTGGGGTTCAGAGCGAGATGCCGCCGTCGATCTCCAGCACCGTCCCGGTGATGTAGGCCGCGCGGGGGAGACGAGGAACGACACCAGGTCGGCCACCTCCCCGGCCCGACCCATCCGCCGCAGTGCCGTCCGCCCGACGGCGTCCTCGGTGACCTTCGGACTGAGGACGGCGGTCATGTCGGTGTCGATGTACCCGGGGGCCACGACGTTCGCGCGGATCCCGTAGGGGCCGACCTCCTTGGCCAGCGAACGGGTGAAGCCGATGATCCCCGCCTTGGCCGCCGCGTAGTTGGTCTGCCGGGCGTGTCCGTGCACACCGGCGACCGAGGACAGATTGACGATCACCCCGGACTTGCTCTTCATCATCTCGAAGATCGCGGAACGGCAGACGTTGTACATGCCATCGAGGTTGACGTCGAGGACGCTGTGCCAGTTCTCGTCCGGCATCAGGGCCAGCGCGCCGTCCTTGGTCACGCCTGCGGAGGTCACGACGGCGTCGATGGGGCCGAGTTCGTCCTCGGTGCCGCGGACCCACGCCCGCACGCCGTCGGCGTCCGCGACGTCGACGCGGGTGGGGACCGCCCGCCTTCCCAGCCGGGCGACCTCCTTCTCCAGCTCCCGGGCCGAATCCTCGCTGCTGCGGTAGCAGAACGCGACGTCGTAGCCGTCGTGCGCCAGGCGGTGCACGATCGCACGGCCGATGCCGCGGGACCCGCCGCTCACCAGCGCGACCGGTGACGGTGTCTCAGACATGCGCGCTCCCATATTCCTTCGCAAGTTCGTCAAGAGTCGGCGTGGGGCAGCGGGGTACGGCGGACGGCATCGCTGTCCTGCCCCTCATCGCAGCCGGAACAGCGCGCAGCCGAGCACGTTGTCGCGGTCGGCCGACAGCACCGCCGCGATCCGGCCCCGGGCGGCGGGGTCTCGTTCGGCCGCTGCCAGCACCGAAGCGATCTGGAACGGGGCGGCCGCGGCACCGGCGTCCCCCCAGACGTCCTCACCGGGCAGTGTCAGCGGGTCGGCCCCGTCGAAGGGGACCGGGGCCTGCCCGGCCGAGGGGGAGACGGCCCACAGATCCGCTGCCGTTGCCCCGGCCTGTGCCAGCGAGCGGGACAGGCAGCGCGTCAGTGAGGCAGCCAGATCGCCGTCCCGGAACACCCCCAGCGTGACCCCGAGGACCTCGGCGAGCACCGGCGCGTCGGCGGGTGCCTCGGGTTCGAGCAGCAGCAGTGAGCAGCCCTCGCCGAGCACGGCCGGCCGTGCGGGGTCGCCGGAGTGGTACTCCAGCCAAGCCCGTTCGGGCGTGAGTTCCTCCGCACCGCCGCAGAGCACCGAGCGGGCGCGGCCCGAGGAGAGCAGCCGGAGGGCGTAGCGCAGGGCGAACAGTCCGGCCGCCCGGCCGCCCGCGACGGTCGTGTTGGGGCCCTTGAGGTCGTGCCGGATGGCGCACTGCGCGGCCGAGCTGTTCATGATCGCGTTGGGGATCCGCGCCGTGTCGATGTGGTACGGCCGTGCCCGGGTGAGTGTGTCCCGGGTGATCTCCATCATGCTCCTGGCGCTGCCGGCGGTGGTGCCGAGCACGAGCGCCGCGTGCTCGCCGGTGGCGACCGTGCGATGGCGACCGGCCGAGTCGAGCAGCTCGCCGACCGCTGCGACGGCCAGCGCCGAGACCCGGTCCATCGACCGGGTGCCCTTGCGCCCGAGCACTTCCTCGGTGACGAAGCCGGGCACCCGGG
This portion of the Streptomyces mirabilis genome encodes:
- the fabG gene encoding 3-oxoacyl-ACP reductase FabG; the encoded protein is MSETPSPVALVSGGSRGIGRAIVHRLAHDGYDVAFCYRSSEDSARELEKEVARLGRRAVPTRVDVADADGVRAWVRGTEDELGPIDAVVTSAGVTKDGALALMPDENWHSVLDVNLDGMYNVCRSAIFEMMKSKSGVIVNLSSVAGVHGHARQTNYAAAKAGIIGFTRSLAKEVGPYGIRANVVAPGYIDTDMTAVLSPKVTEDAVGRTALRRMGRAGEVADLVSFLVSPARPTSPGRCWRSTAASRSEPHRKGGHPTWPGNHPAGTSPCAAPTRGSPTTTC
- a CDS encoding NB-ARC domain-containing protein, producing the protein MAETTERWLARWRTLYAAEAAEGEVGETTDGEVTVEPSRTVNVPRHLPLDVGFLVGREAELKAADEVSRLQAPDNVVLVSGPVGVGKSAFAIRWAHRLINDFPDGQLYVDLRGADGLLTTESALGVLLGGLGLHEDDWPADPWRRVECYRSLIADHRMLVVLDNACDTEQVRPLLATGGRCRTIVTSRNRMSGLVAREGARRLVLDVLSAESACTVLTAIIGEEYVRDARAELEELAELCAYLPLVLRLAAVKFADRPGQGFKNFVSALRDNDRLLSLKLDDDRDSSVRAALESSYWMLDLDARYFFRTLALAEDAEFTLESSAALAGISVAEADRLTGLLESEHFVAGVGRSRFTMDRVLQAFARTMRRATCESRTMLAG
- a CDS encoding beta-ketoacyl synthase N-terminal-like domain-containing protein, producing the protein MTAPVISAWSAISPYGVGREAFVNGVAAGTPAVTRLSPDPWPVPQRRAARVPGFVTEEVLGRKGTRSMDRVSALAVAAVGELLDSAGRHRTVATGEHAALVLGTTAGSARSMMEITRDTLTRARPYHIDTARIPNAIMNSSAAQCAIRHDLKGPNTTVAGGRAAGLFALRYALRLLSSGRARSVLCGGAEELTPERAWLEYHSGDPARPAVLGEGCSLLLLEPEAPADAPVLAEVLGVTLGVFRDGDLAASLTRCLSRSLAQAGATAADLWAVSPSAGQAPVPFDGADPLTLPGEDVWGDAGAAAAPFQIASVLAAAERDPAARGRIAAVLSADRDNVLGCALFRLR
- a CDS encoding beta-hydroxyacyl-ACP dehydratase, which gives rise to MRSGYGQILASLPVRHPMVLVDRITEFNADRSIETAKAVAGSEPCYQAMADDLPPERYAYPRSMILESFGQSAALLWLGSHGGPDAAGGGLPMVGRLRNCRFTGSAFPGDVIRHRVRIDRLVDDNAFMSGESLVGDRVVLTVGSLIAVARPLSVVAGGGAAVSTTAAPPAPRRPGNPRK
- a CDS encoding DsrE family protein, whose amino-acid sequence is MSPIVERRTWDVLVILTAPPHTTDTLTTVLRLAQAVLDQEHTIRVWACGYNTMLTQSSLGDVKPADLRDPTKSAPTAAALIRGLLTAYKGRFSWIVCTACSAERGARDHIAAVRLRSDARLAATIAAAHRTVYIGGA
- a CDS encoding 2-hydroxychromene-2-carboxylate isomerase; translated protein: MARKPPRWYFSLRSPYSWFAYHDLLSRYPDVADTIEWIPFWEPDEQTQELLDADGVRLSIVEMSRAKNFYILQDTRRLAEARGLAVTWPVDRDPNWEVAHLGYLVAEEAGLGREYVALAYRARWQQSRDITDRATIAELAVELGLDPGPVADASDDPAVRRRGADTLIRSHKDGLFGVPFFIHGHDKYFGVDRLRAYVAKARGQEPGEEVELGWLDEAGPLPETIRAGGDAGHAGGCG
- a CDS encoding acyl carrier protein produces the protein MSVEATFDVDELREMIADVLEVDGESITQEIDFIRDLGVDSLLAMELAVTLERHYRVKIESHEIADVRTLPDICALLNRKLRKAT